A region of Streptomyces sp. NBC_01750 DNA encodes the following proteins:
- a CDS encoding STAS domain-containing protein: MDRGTVGSANLGRLQVEVRTEGHSEVVKPAGELDHHTAELLRTPLDEALDQGRVRLVIDCSELEFCDSTGLNVLLGARLKAEAAGGGVHLAGMLPVVARVFEITGAEAVFTVHDSLEAALSG; the protein is encoded by the coding sequence ATGGACCGCGGGACGGTCGGCAGTGCGAACCTGGGCCGGCTTCAGGTCGAGGTTCGGACCGAAGGTCACAGCGAGGTGGTGAAACCGGCGGGTGAGTTGGATCACCACACGGCCGAATTGTTGCGCACGCCACTGGACGAAGCGCTCGATCAGGGCCGGGTACGACTGGTCATCGACTGTTCGGAGCTCGAGTTCTGCGACTCCACCGGGCTCAATGTGCTGCTCGGCGCGCGGTTGAAGGCCGAGGCGGCCGGGGGCGGGGTCCATCTGGCCGGGATGCTGCCCGTGGTGGCCAGGGTTTTCGAGATCACCGGAGCAGAGGCGGTCTTCACGGTGCATGATTCCCTCGAAGCGGCCCTCTCCGGCTGA
- a CDS encoding RNA polymerase sigma factor SigF, which translates to MAPRLDASRTPTVPSALPTPAIESENLESPDGLDGLDGLPVIPPFNEVGPLDARALSKTLFGRLESLEEGTHEYAYVRNTLVELNLALVKFAASRFRSRSEPMEDIIQVGTIGLIKAIDRFELSRGVEFPTFAMPTIVGEIKRFFRDTSWSVRVPRRLQELRLDLAKAGDELAQQLDRAPTIGELAQQLGISNDEVVEGMAASNAYTASSLDAQPEEDETEGALADRIGYEDHGLEGIEYVESLKPLIASLPPRDRKILSLRFVANMTQSEIGEELGISQMHVSRLLSRTLVRLRKGLTLEE; encoded by the coding sequence ATGGCACCCCGGCTCGACGCATCGCGTACCCCCACCGTGCCGTCGGCACTGCCCACCCCCGCAATCGAATCCGAGAACCTGGAGAGCCCGGACGGGCTGGACGGGCTGGACGGACTCCCGGTGATCCCCCCTTTCAACGAGGTGGGGCCCCTGGACGCGCGCGCCCTGTCGAAGACGCTGTTCGGGCGCCTCGAGTCCCTCGAGGAGGGCACGCACGAGTACGCCTACGTGCGTAACACTCTCGTCGAACTCAACCTGGCGCTGGTCAAGTTCGCCGCCTCCCGGTTCCGCTCCCGCAGTGAACCGATGGAGGACATCATCCAGGTCGGCACGATCGGCCTGATCAAGGCGATCGACCGCTTCGAACTCAGCCGCGGCGTCGAGTTCCCGACCTTCGCGATGCCGACCATCGTCGGCGAGATCAAGCGATTCTTCCGCGACACCAGTTGGTCCGTGCGGGTACCGCGCCGCCTCCAGGAGCTGCGGCTCGACCTCGCGAAGGCCGGCGACGAACTCGCCCAGCAGCTCGACCGCGCGCCCACCATCGGCGAACTGGCGCAGCAGCTCGGCATCAGCAACGACGAGGTCGTCGAGGGCATGGCCGCGAGCAACGCGTACACCGCGAGCTCGCTGGACGCCCAGCCCGAAGAGGACGAGACCGAGGGCGCGCTCGCGGACCGCATCGGCTACGAGGATCACGGACTCGAGGGCATCGAGTACGTCGAGTCGCTGAAGCCGCTGATCGCAAGCCTTCCGCCACGGGACCGTAAAATCCTCTCCCTGCGTTTCGTCGCCAATATGACGCAGTCGGAGATCGGCGAGGAGCTCGGAATCTCGCAGATGCATGTGTCCCGGCTGCTGTCCCGCACGCTGGTCAGGCTCCGGAAGGGCCTGACGCTGGAGGAGTGA
- a CDS encoding DegT/DnrJ/EryC1/StrS family aminotransferase, producing the protein MGRRLGRECLYVPSCRTGLYVALRHWCPPGGRVLMSPVNDDVIFFVVLAAGLRPVQAPLNAGDGSIDTAAVPDSVWRGLSAVITTNLYGNPDPVPELRARCDQLGIPLIEDAAHAIGSEVARRPVGTFGDASVFSLSKHTGAKTGGFLAVADPALRPALERARDELLEPARLSAEISYGLRPYAEAGVRGLRLVRAARATQRLLGLEEREDIRMELRPGELKQAMSAAPALADFHSWIRVDMHDYRLRPGGLRLRRTQRLLTRLDQRLAAHLAGTRRLSATEWALPRPGPAQPLFRVPLLVEDRDAAIAALARRRITVGYLYDPPLDAYAGEVFTDPSPAPAPAAWFARHALPVDPLRAEQVISVLTELRARPARPPGRAETAPPTQGEHGV; encoded by the coding sequence ATGGGCCGCCGTCTGGGCAGGGAATGTCTGTACGTGCCGTCGTGCCGTACCGGGCTCTATGTGGCACTGCGCCACTGGTGCCCGCCCGGCGGGCGGGTGCTGATGTCGCCGGTCAACGACGACGTCATCTTCTTCGTGGTGCTCGCCGCCGGACTGCGGCCCGTCCAGGCCCCGCTCAACGCCGGGGACGGGTCCATCGACACGGCCGCCGTCCCCGACTCCGTATGGCGCGGGCTGTCCGCCGTAATCACCACCAATCTGTACGGAAATCCAGATCCCGTCCCCGAACTCCGCGCCCGCTGCGACCAGTTGGGGATCCCGCTCATCGAGGACGCCGCGCACGCGATCGGCAGCGAGGTGGCCCGGCGGCCGGTGGGCACCTTCGGTGACGCCTCCGTATTCAGCCTCTCCAAGCACACCGGGGCCAAGACCGGCGGATTCCTCGCTGTCGCGGATCCGGCGCTGCGGCCGGCACTGGAGCGGGCACGGGACGAACTCCTCGAACCGGCACGGCTGTCGGCGGAGATCTCCTACGGCCTGCGACCGTACGCCGAGGCCGGTGTACGCGGACTGCGACTCGTCCGGGCGGCCCGCGCCACCCAACGGCTGCTCGGTCTCGAGGAGCGCGAGGACATCCGGATGGAACTGCGGCCGGGCGAGCTCAAGCAGGCGATGTCCGCCGCACCCGCGCTCGCGGACTTCCACTCCTGGATACGCGTGGACATGCACGACTACCGGCTCAGACCCGGCGGGCTGCGGCTGCGGCGTACGCAGCGGCTGCTGACCCGCCTCGACCAGCGGCTGGCCGCGCACCTCGCCGGCACCCGGCGGCTGTCCGCCACCGAGTGGGCGCTGCCGCGGCCGGGACCGGCGCAGCCGCTGTTCCGGGTGCCGCTGCTGGTCGAAGACCGTGACGCGGCCATCGCCGCACTCGCCCGCCGCCGGATCACGGTCGGCTACCTCTACGACCCGCCGCTCGACGCGTACGCCGGCGAGGTCTTCACCGACCCCTCGCCCGCGCCGGCCCCGGCCGCCTGGTTCGCCCGGCACGCCCTGCCCGTCGATCCGCTCCGCGCGGAACAGGTGATATCCGTCCTCACGGAACTGCGCGCACGGCCCGCCCGACCGCCCGGAAGAGCCGAAACCGCGCCGCCCACACAGGGCGAGCACGGTGTCTGA
- a CDS encoding lipopolysaccharide biosynthesis protein, with product MSDTTRLRKPSDAVPPAEPAAPDLSGAAEAPVSAAPSGDSMFRNAYALMLSTGVSAALGLGFWLVAARYYTKESVGEGSAAIAAMRLLASITATTMIGAVVRYVPRAGRATGPLVWRAYAASSLVVCLASVAFLFTLDLWGPSYAPLGGLPAGAVFTASCVAWALLTLQDGVLTGLRKAVWVPVGNAVFSIGKLLLLALFATAMPVLGIFVSWAAAIGLSVLPLGWLIFRRLIPRQAAADSDREPPSLREIRRFLAGDSVGSLFSLAMINLLPVMVAIHFDAAHNAYFYIAYTVGGTMEFMAINMASSLTAHASHNPETLAAGVRGALRRMTVLLVPVVLFLVVLAPQILAPFGHTYAEHGTTVLRLLAAAALPRVAVELYIGVLRVQGRTGVLAALQGAMCALVLGSAALLLGTVGIPGAGLAMLLSMTLMAAVSAPGLRAALAGREPKPSRLGRLLHRGPGKEIEYGTNWARKAAERRERADRDEREFGSDWAHRTTYLRGGHDTATPALGIPVYVHEPANERPAAPDGDEVRLTSWLWLWLGLAAALFWIPLSRAEDLGRHGLSGGELLDALPPVTLTAGILLVVVYCAAVALQRPRPALTGAALLVTVAALHTSPLLLGIRPEPAAGSWAEAFADFLADAAGLDGPAGVLSVLPAALQVLCLGLAAVALRATGAGERLTAGAVWVLAVAGWAAQDTVAAAALPVFAGFAGLYAAAAAGAAVRRRRTGPRAVSGSAPPA from the coding sequence GTGTCTGACACCACCCGGCTGCGCAAGCCGTCGGATGCCGTGCCGCCGGCCGAGCCCGCCGCCCCGGACCTGTCCGGGGCGGCCGAAGCGCCGGTGAGCGCGGCACCCAGCGGTGACTCCATGTTCCGCAACGCCTACGCGCTGATGCTCTCCACCGGCGTCTCCGCCGCGCTCGGCCTCGGCTTCTGGCTGGTCGCCGCCCGGTACTACACCAAGGAGTCGGTCGGCGAGGGCTCCGCCGCCATCGCCGCGATGCGGCTGCTGGCCTCCATCACCGCGACCACGATGATCGGCGCGGTGGTGCGGTACGTGCCACGGGCCGGACGGGCCACCGGGCCGCTGGTGTGGCGGGCGTACGCGGCCAGCTCGCTGGTGGTGTGCCTCGCCTCCGTGGCGTTCCTGTTCACGCTGGACCTCTGGGGGCCTTCGTACGCGCCTCTCGGCGGACTCCCGGCGGGCGCGGTCTTCACCGCGTCCTGCGTCGCCTGGGCGCTGCTGACCCTCCAGGACGGGGTGCTGACCGGGCTGCGCAAGGCCGTGTGGGTGCCCGTCGGCAACGCCGTCTTCTCCATCGGCAAGCTGCTGCTGCTCGCCCTCTTCGCCACCGCCATGCCCGTCCTCGGCATCTTCGTCTCCTGGGCCGCGGCCATCGGCCTGTCCGTACTGCCGCTGGGCTGGCTGATCTTCCGCAGGCTCATCCCGCGGCAGGCCGCGGCCGACAGCGACCGCGAACCGCCCAGCCTCCGCGAAATCAGGCGCTTCCTCGCCGGTGACTCGGTGGGGTCACTGTTCTCGCTGGCGATGATCAATCTGCTGCCGGTGATGGTCGCGATCCACTTCGACGCCGCGCACAACGCGTACTTCTACATCGCGTACACCGTCGGCGGGACAATGGAGTTCATGGCCATCAACATGGCCTCCTCGCTGACCGCCCACGCCTCGCACAACCCGGAGACGCTGGCCGCCGGGGTACGCGGCGCACTGCGCCGGATGACCGTGCTGCTGGTGCCGGTCGTGCTGTTCCTCGTCGTTCTCGCCCCGCAGATCCTCGCCCCGTTCGGCCACACCTACGCCGAGCACGGCACCACGGTGCTGCGGCTGCTGGCCGCGGCCGCGCTGCCGCGGGTGGCCGTCGAGCTGTACATAGGAGTGCTGCGCGTACAGGGGCGTACGGGCGTGCTCGCGGCGTTGCAGGGCGCGATGTGCGCGCTGGTGCTGGGCAGCGCCGCACTGCTGCTCGGCACCGTCGGGATCCCCGGAGCGGGCCTGGCGATGCTGCTCTCGATGACGCTGATGGCCGCGGTGTCGGCGCCGGGGCTGCGCGCCGCGCTGGCGGGCCGCGAGCCGAAGCCCTCGCGGCTGGGCCGGCTGCTGCACCGGGGGCCCGGGAAGGAGATCGAGTACGGCACGAACTGGGCCCGGAAGGCCGCCGAGCGGCGCGAGCGGGCCGACCGGGACGAACGGGAGTTCGGATCCGACTGGGCGCACCGGACCACGTACCTGCGGGGCGGGCACGACACCGCGACACCCGCACTCGGCATTCCTGTGTACGTACACGAGCCCGCGAACGAGCGGCCCGCCGCACCCGACGGCGACGAGGTCCGGCTGACCAGCTGGCTGTGGCTGTGGCTCGGGCTGGCCGCCGCGCTCTTCTGGATTCCGCTCTCCCGCGCCGAGGACCTCGGCCGGCACGGGCTGTCCGGCGGCGAGCTGCTCGACGCGCTGCCGCCGGTCACGCTCACCGCGGGCATCCTGCTGGTCGTCGTGTACTGCGCGGCCGTCGCGCTCCAGCGGCCGCGGCCCGCCCTGACCGGCGCGGCCCTGCTGGTGACGGTCGCCGCGCTGCACACCTCGCCGCTGCTGCTCGGCATCCGGCCGGAGCCGGCCGCGGGCTCGTGGGCCGAAGCGTTCGCGGACTTCCTCGCCGATGCGGCGGGCCTGGACGGCCCGGCCGGCGTCCTGAGCGTGCTGCCCGCCGCGCTCCAGGTGCTCTGCCTCGGGCTCGCGGCGGTGGCGCTGCGCGCGACGGGCGCGGGCGAGCGGCTCACGGCGGGCGCGGTGTGGGTGCTGGCGGTGGCAGGGTGGGCGGCACAGGACACGGTGGCGGCCGCCGCGCTGCCGGTGTTCGCCGGATTCGCCGGCCTGTACGCGGCAGCGGCGGCCGGTGCCGCAGTACGGCGCCGCCGCACCGGCCCGCGTGCTGTCAGCGGGTCGGCACCGCCTGCTTGA
- a CDS encoding glycoside hydrolase family 26 protein, whose amino-acid sequence MNARHAGPRKRAYTAVVLVAVALLVAGLGVWAGDLDGTAGKGDDARSAGRDLPRNAASGELPAGSCAPDEKLVARCGAWWGAYIPYDRNSSLTKPVHAFEKKIGRKLDLVYTYHDMSGGKADGELLTADEQELGRDRLLMLAWESTVWKEPHHANYTETQLGWKNIASGKYDAEIIDPQIRRLKAYGKRVFFSFDQEVDARIKEGAGTPAEYVAAYRHLHDRFRKLGAGNVVWVWTVSGYLGSADVMKQLYPGDDYVDWIGMDQYNYFGCHDTTDWNDFDETQRPTYDWLLENISAKKPLMLAEFATAPDPADPDRQRGWYSAIPEVIGTMPKVKAMVHWNRATSAEARCDLTVNEGPALEGYRKAGADRYFKQAVPTR is encoded by the coding sequence ATGAACGCCCGCCACGCGGGGCCCCGCAAGCGGGCATACACCGCCGTCGTCCTGGTCGCCGTGGCGCTGCTGGTCGCCGGGCTCGGTGTCTGGGCGGGTGACCTCGACGGTACGGCGGGGAAGGGGGACGACGCCCGCTCGGCGGGCCGGGATCTGCCCCGGAACGCGGCGTCCGGCGAGCTGCCGGCCGGGTCCTGCGCACCGGACGAGAAGCTGGTCGCACGGTGCGGGGCCTGGTGGGGCGCCTACATCCCGTACGACCGGAACAGCTCCCTCACGAAACCGGTGCACGCGTTCGAGAAGAAGATCGGCCGCAAGCTGGATCTCGTCTACACGTACCACGACATGTCGGGCGGCAAGGCCGACGGCGAACTGCTCACCGCCGACGAGCAGGAGCTCGGCAGGGACCGCCTGCTGATGCTGGCCTGGGAGTCCACGGTGTGGAAGGAACCGCACCACGCGAACTACACGGAGACCCAGCTCGGCTGGAAGAACATCGCCTCAGGGAAGTACGACGCCGAGATCATCGACCCGCAGATCCGCCGCCTCAAGGCGTACGGCAAGCGGGTCTTCTTCTCCTTCGACCAGGAGGTAGACGCCCGTATCAAGGAGGGCGCGGGTACCCCGGCCGAGTATGTCGCCGCCTACCGGCATCTGCACGACCGGTTCCGGAAGCTGGGCGCCGGCAACGTCGTCTGGGTGTGGACGGTCTCCGGCTATCTGGGCAGCGCCGACGTGATGAAACAGCTCTATCCGGGCGACGACTACGTCGACTGGATCGGCATGGACCAGTACAACTACTTCGGCTGCCACGACACCACCGACTGGAACGACTTCGACGAGACCCAGCGGCCCACCTACGACTGGCTGCTGGAGAACATCTCGGCGAAGAAACCGCTGATGCTGGCGGAGTTCGCCACCGCGCCCGACCCGGCGGACCCGGACCGGCAGCGCGGCTGGTACTCGGCCATCCCCGAAGTCATCGGGACCATGCCGAAGGTGAAGGCGATGGTCCACTGGAACCGGGCGACCTCCGCCGAGGCGAGATGCGACCTCACCGTCAACGAGGGCCCGGCGCTGGAGGGTTACCGGAAGGCGGGCGCCGACCGCTACTTCAAGCAGGCGGTGCCGACCCGCTGA